The following proteins come from a genomic window of Achromobacter deleyi:
- the kdpF gene encoding K(+)-transporting ATPase subunit F gives MSWLYWLSGITSALLFVYLLVALFKPEKF, from the coding sequence ATGAGCTGGCTCTACTGGCTGAGCGGCATCACGTCCGCGCTGCTGTTCGTGTACCTGCTGGTCGCCTTGTTCAAACCGGAGAAGTTCTGA
- the kdpA gene encoding potassium-transporting ATPase subunit KdpA, with translation MTAEFVGLLVVYLVVLLAIAPFLGRYIRIAMENGQSRLTAWGRPLERGIYRLAGIDPQAEMGWKRYALAVLAFNILGIVAVYALQRLQGLLPLNPAGMGAVSPDSSLNTAISFVANTNWQGYGGESTMSYLTQMLALTVQNFVSAATGIAVLFALIRGLARHCSATVGNFWADMVRSTLYVLLPLSLVLALALVSQGVIQNFSPYQEVQTVEALHYDQPRVDAQGQPVLDAKGQPVTDPAVTQTQTLAMGPVASQEAIKMLGTNGGGFFNANSAHPYENPTAVSNFLEMLAILVIPAALCFTFGEMVGNRRQGIAILAAMTLLFVVFALSTAYFEQQPNPMTAQTGVDSAMSALSPGGNMEGKETRFGIAATSLFATITTAASCGAVNGMHDSLSAMGGLSPMLLMQLGEVVYGGVGSGLYGMLAFAILGVFIAGLMIGRTPEYLGKKIEAYDMKMVSIVILATPLLVLGGTALAVSVTAGQAGVLNPGIHGFSEILYGLSSAANNNGSAFAGLSANTPFYNVLLGIAMWFGRFAIIVAVLAMAGSLAAKRRLPAGPGSMPTTGPLFVVLLIGAVLLVGALTYVPALALGPVAEHLQP, from the coding sequence ATGACTGCCGAATTCGTCGGACTGCTGGTCGTGTACCTGGTGGTCCTGCTCGCGATCGCGCCCTTTCTCGGGCGCTATATCCGCATCGCCATGGAAAACGGGCAATCCCGGCTGACCGCCTGGGGCCGCCCGCTGGAACGTGGCATCTACCGGCTGGCGGGCATCGACCCGCAAGCCGAAATGGGCTGGAAGCGCTATGCGCTGGCCGTGCTCGCCTTCAACATCCTGGGCATCGTGGCGGTCTACGCGCTGCAACGCCTGCAGGGCCTGCTGCCGCTGAACCCGGCCGGCATGGGCGCCGTCTCGCCCGATTCCTCGCTCAACACCGCCATCAGCTTCGTGGCCAACACCAACTGGCAGGGCTACGGCGGCGAATCGACGATGAGCTACCTGACGCAGATGCTGGCGCTGACGGTGCAGAACTTCGTCTCGGCCGCCACCGGCATCGCGGTGCTGTTCGCGCTGATCCGCGGACTGGCGCGCCATTGCTCGGCCACGGTGGGCAACTTCTGGGCCGACATGGTGCGCAGCACGCTGTATGTGCTGCTGCCCCTGTCGCTGGTGCTGGCGCTGGCGCTGGTCAGCCAGGGCGTGATCCAGAACTTCAGCCCCTACCAGGAGGTGCAGACGGTCGAAGCCCTGCACTACGACCAGCCGCGCGTGGACGCCCAGGGGCAACCGGTGCTGGACGCCAAGGGCCAGCCCGTGACCGATCCCGCCGTCACCCAGACGCAGACGCTGGCGATGGGCCCGGTCGCCTCGCAGGAAGCGATCAAGATGCTGGGCACCAACGGCGGCGGCTTCTTCAACGCCAACTCGGCCCATCCCTATGAAAACCCGACCGCCGTGTCGAATTTCCTGGAGATGCTGGCAATCCTGGTGATCCCGGCGGCGCTGTGCTTCACCTTCGGCGAGATGGTCGGCAACCGGCGCCAGGGCATCGCCATCCTGGCGGCCATGACCCTGCTGTTCGTCGTGTTCGCCTTGAGCACCGCCTATTTCGAGCAGCAGCCCAATCCGATGACCGCCCAGACCGGCGTCGACAGCGCCATGAGCGCGCTCTCGCCGGGCGGCAACATGGAAGGCAAGGAGACCCGCTTCGGCATCGCCGCCACCTCGCTGTTCGCCACCATCACCACGGCGGCCTCGTGCGGCGCGGTCAATGGCATGCACGATTCGCTGAGCGCCATGGGCGGACTGTCGCCGATGCTGCTGATGCAGCTGGGCGAAGTGGTCTACGGCGGGGTCGGCTCCGGCCTCTACGGCATGCTGGCGTTCGCCATCCTGGGCGTCTTCATCGCCGGGCTGATGATCGGCCGCACGCCCGAGTACCTGGGCAAGAAGATCGAAGCCTACGACATGAAGATGGTCTCGATCGTAATCCTGGCGACGCCGCTGCTGGTGCTCGGCGGCACCGCGCTGGCGGTGTCGGTGACGGCCGGCCAGGCCGGGGTGCTGAACCCGGGCATCCACGGCTTCTCCGAAATCCTGTACGGACTGTCCTCGGCCGCCAACAACAACGGCAGCGCCTTCGCCGGCCTGTCCGCCAACACGCCCTTCTACAACGTGCTGCTGGGCATCGCCATGTGGTTCGGCCGCTTCGCCATCATCGTCGCGGTGCTGGCGATGGCCGGCTCGCTGGCGGCCAAGCGCCGCCTGCCCGCCGGCCCCGGCAGCATGCCCACCACCGGCCCGCTCTTCGTGGTGCTGCTGATCGGCGCGGTGCTGCTGGTGGGCGCCCTGACTTATGTGCCCGCGCTGGCCCTGGGCCCGGTCGCGGAACACCTGCAACCCTGA
- the kdpB gene encoding potassium-transporting ATPase subunit KdpB produces the protein MAKIDMPTQGAGGGAARAPSAAPLERKFGMWSGALVGPALVDSLRKLSPAAQLKNPVMFVVYVGSILTTILWIMALRGQAEAPAGFILAISVWLWFTVLFANFAEALAEGRGKQQAATLRGLRTTIDARLLKGFRDEDAARAEPALWRDQAVKQASGLLRRNDVVLVEAGETIPGDGQVIAGVASVDESAITGESAPVIRESGGDFSSVTGGTRVLSDWIFVRIAADPGESFLDRMIAMVEGAKRQKTPNELALTILLVGLTVVFLLVVATLMPFSIYSVSAAGGGSAVTVTVLVALLVCLIPTTIGGLLSAIGVAGMSRMMGANVIATSGRAVEAAGDVDVLLLDKTGTITFGNRQASTFLPAPGVSPRELADAARLASLADETPEGRSIVTLADKAIHGPAVRAPDAEYVPFTAQTRMSGVNLKDRIIRKGAVDAVRAWLAEQDAVVPEQVLRLAEDVARRGSTPLMVSDGNRALGVVELKDIVKPDIQSRFAELRRMGIKTVMITGDNKLTAASIAAEAGVDDFLAEATPEAKLKLIRAYQGEGRLVAMTGDGTNDAPALAQADVAVAMNSGTQAAKEAGNMVDLDSNPTKLIEIVEIGKQMLMTRGALTTFSIANDVAKYFAIIPAAFATVYPQLNVLNIMGLTTPASAILSAVIFNALIIIVLIPLALKGVRYRPLGASVLLRRNLLIYGLGGLLVPFAGIKLVDMVLAALGWV, from the coding sequence ATGGCCAAGATTGATATGCCAACCCAAGGCGCCGGCGGCGGCGCCGCCCGCGCGCCGTCGGCCGCGCCGCTCGAACGCAAGTTCGGCATGTGGTCGGGCGCGCTGGTCGGCCCCGCGCTGGTCGACAGCCTGCGCAAGCTCTCGCCCGCCGCGCAGCTCAAGAACCCCGTGATGTTCGTGGTCTACGTGGGCAGCATCCTGACCACGATCCTGTGGATCATGGCGCTGCGCGGCCAGGCCGAGGCGCCCGCGGGCTTCATCCTCGCGATCTCCGTGTGGCTCTGGTTCACCGTGCTGTTCGCCAACTTCGCCGAAGCGCTGGCCGAAGGCCGCGGCAAGCAACAGGCCGCCACCCTGCGCGGCCTGCGCACCACCATCGACGCGCGCCTGCTCAAGGGCTTTCGCGACGAGGATGCCGCCCGCGCCGAACCGGCGCTGTGGCGCGACCAGGCCGTCAAGCAGGCGTCCGGCCTGCTGCGCCGCAATGACGTGGTGCTGGTGGAAGCCGGCGAAACCATCCCGGGCGACGGCCAGGTCATCGCCGGCGTGGCCTCGGTGGACGAAAGCGCCATCACCGGCGAATCGGCCCCGGTCATCCGCGAATCCGGCGGCGACTTCTCGTCCGTCACCGGCGGCACGCGGGTGCTGTCCGACTGGATCTTCGTGCGCATCGCCGCCGATCCGGGCGAAAGCTTCCTGGACCGCATGATCGCCATGGTCGAAGGCGCCAAGCGCCAGAAGACGCCCAACGAACTGGCGCTGACCATCCTGCTGGTCGGCCTGACGGTGGTGTTCCTGCTGGTGGTCGCGACGCTGATGCCGTTCTCGATCTACTCGGTCAGCGCGGCCGGCGGCGGCAGCGCCGTCACCGTCACGGTGCTGGTGGCGCTGCTGGTTTGCCTGATCCCCACCACCATCGGCGGCCTGCTGTCGGCCATCGGCGTGGCGGGCATGAGCCGCATGATGGGCGCCAACGTCATCGCCACCTCGGGCCGCGCGGTGGAAGCCGCCGGCGACGTCGACGTGCTGCTGCTGGACAAGACCGGCACCATCACCTTCGGCAACCGCCAGGCCTCGACCTTCCTGCCCGCGCCCGGCGTGTCGCCGCGCGAACTGGCGGACGCCGCGCGCCTGGCCTCGCTGGCCGACGAAACGCCGGAAGGCCGCAGTATCGTGACGCTGGCCGACAAGGCCATCCACGGCCCGGCCGTGCGCGCCCCGGACGCCGAGTACGTGCCGTTCACCGCGCAGACCCGCATGAGCGGCGTCAACCTGAAGGACCGCATCATCCGCAAGGGCGCGGTCGATGCGGTGCGCGCCTGGCTGGCCGAACAGGACGCCGTGGTGCCCGAGCAGGTGCTGCGCCTGGCCGAGGATGTCGCGCGCCGCGGCAGCACGCCGCTGATGGTCAGCGACGGCAACCGCGCGCTGGGCGTGGTCGAGCTCAAGGACATCGTCAAGCCCGACATCCAGTCGCGCTTCGCCGAACTGCGCCGCATGGGCATCAAGACCGTGATGATCACCGGCGACAACAAGCTCACCGCCGCCTCCATCGCCGCCGAAGCCGGGGTCGACGACTTCCTGGCCGAAGCCACGCCGGAAGCCAAGCTCAAGCTGATCCGCGCCTACCAGGGCGAAGGCCGCCTGGTGGCGATGACCGGCGACGGCACCAACGACGCGCCGGCGCTGGCCCAGGCCGACGTCGCGGTGGCGATGAACTCGGGCACCCAGGCCGCCAAGGAGGCGGGCAACATGGTGGACCTGGATTCCAACCCCACCAAGCTCATCGAGATCGTCGAGATCGGCAAGCAGATGCTGATGACGCGCGGCGCGCTGACCACCTTCAGCATCGCCAACGACGTGGCCAAGTACTTCGCCATCATCCCGGCGGCGTTCGCCACGGTGTATCCGCAACTGAACGTGCTGAACATCATGGGCCTGACCACGCCGGCCTCGGCCATCCTGTCGGCCGTGATCTTCAACGCGCTCATCATCATCGTGCTGATCCCGCTGGCGCTCAAGGGAGTGCGCTACCGCCCGCTGGGCGCCTCGGTCCTGCTGCGCCGCAATCTGCTGATCTATGGACTGGGCGGCCTGCTGGTGCCGTTCGCCGGCATCAAGCTGGTCGACATGGTGCTGGCCGCCCTGGGCTGGGTCTGA
- the kdpC gene encoding potassium-transporting ATPase subunit KdpC has protein sequence MKQALPLPRQGGILRPALVVFAALSLVTGLAYPFLTTGIAAAVFPHEASGSLIRQDDKVVGSEWIGQSFSAPQYFWGRPSATSPMPYNGANSGGSNLGPRNPALAEAVQARIAALKAADPDNPTPVPVDLVTASGSGLDPHISPAAAAYQAARVARARHLPRDKVDALIEANTSKPWLGVLGDPVVNVLKLNLALDQLAPVK, from the coding sequence ATGAAACAAGCTCTTCCCCTGCCGCGCCAAGGCGGCATCCTGCGCCCCGCGCTGGTCGTGTTCGCCGCCCTGTCGCTGGTGACCGGCCTGGCCTACCCCTTCCTGACCACCGGCATCGCCGCCGCCGTGTTCCCGCACGAAGCGTCGGGTTCGCTCATCCGCCAGGACGACAAGGTGGTCGGCTCGGAATGGATCGGCCAGTCGTTCAGCGCGCCGCAGTACTTCTGGGGCCGGCCGTCGGCCACCTCGCCGATGCCGTACAACGGCGCCAACTCCGGCGGCTCCAACCTCGGGCCGCGCAACCCGGCGCTGGCCGAGGCCGTGCAGGCGCGCATCGCCGCCCTCAAGGCCGCCGATCCGGACAATCCCACGCCGGTGCCGGTGGACCTGGTCACCGCCTCGGGCAGCGGCCTGGATCCGCACATCAGCCCCGCCGCCGCGGCCTATCAGGCCGCGCGCGTGGCCCGCGCCCGCCATCTGCCGCGCGACAAGGTCGACGCCCTGATCGAAGCCAACACCTCCAAGCCCTGGCTGGGCGTGCTGGGCGACCCGGTCGTCAACGTGCTCAAGCTCAATCTGGCGCTGGACCAACTGGCGCCGGTGAAATGA
- a CDS encoding sensor histidine kinase has protein sequence MADNADERPDPDALLKDLDDAARQAVRGKLRVYFGSSAGVGKTYAMLVAARAHAAQGARVLAGIVETHGRRETAALLEGVAVLPLKDVAYRGHALKEFDLDGALAAHPDLVLVDELAHSNAPGSRHAKRWQDIQELLAAGIDVWTTLNVQHLDSLNEAVGSITGVRVWETVPDEVFDAADEVILVDLSADELLRRLKEGKVYLPEQARHATRNFFRKGNLIALRELALRRTADHVDDDVQAYRRDRAIEPVWRTREAVVACIGPDADAEYVIRSAHRLSQQLECDLHVVTIDVPRVAPPPQAEQERLQRSLALADSLGARCETLAGGDMVDAVVRYVRRHNITKAIVGRTRASGLQRLRLSLSALLTAAISPGWLWRRHSFADMLAAGCPEIDIIRLGAPPLPAASVPGRDPLTLGRRGRLPGDERSPLALAGYAWALCYCAVATALSALAFPALHQTNIVMLFLLAVVVVALRHGRGPAALASIVSVGLFDFFFVQPLASFAVSDVQYLLTFGVLLAVGLLIGQLTAGLRLQAQASVKREADARSLYEFARELSSALLPEQIVASAGAFVHATFGSRCALYILGLDDRLKLASPAADDMPPLESALAQWVYDHGQPAGAGTATLSNSDLLYLPLKAPMRTRGVLALAAPRRSLFSQPDSRRQIEAYATLIAIALERLHYVEVAQQALVSMESEKLRNSLLAAVSHDLRTPLTSLVGMTDTLMRRQDALPADIQDTIRAMRDQAQRMHALVANLLDMARLQSRDTPLRLEWQSIEELVGASLAAMREPLAAHQVAVDSLSGLPLVECDGVLIERVLCNLLENAAKYTPAGSVIRLHAAAQDGELRVAVCDNGPGVAPGAERRIFEKFTRGERESATPGVGLGLAVCEAIVSAHHGRIWVEHAPGQPSGAQFVFTLPLGTPPPIHPEIA, from the coding sequence ATGGCTGACAATGCTGACGAGCGTCCCGATCCGGACGCGCTCTTGAAAGACCTCGACGACGCCGCGCGCCAGGCGGTGCGCGGCAAGTTGCGGGTCTACTTCGGGTCGTCCGCCGGCGTCGGCAAGACCTACGCCATGCTGGTGGCCGCCCGCGCCCATGCCGCGCAGGGCGCCCGCGTGCTGGCCGGCATCGTCGAAACGCACGGCCGGCGCGAGACCGCCGCGCTGCTCGAGGGCGTGGCCGTCCTGCCGCTCAAGGATGTCGCCTACCGCGGCCACGCGCTCAAGGAATTCGACCTCGACGGCGCGCTGGCGGCCCACCCCGACCTGGTGCTGGTCGACGAACTGGCCCACTCCAACGCGCCCGGCTCGCGCCACGCCAAGCGCTGGCAGGACATCCAGGAACTGCTGGCGGCCGGCATCGACGTCTGGACCACGCTCAACGTGCAGCACCTGGACAGCCTGAACGAGGCCGTCGGCAGCATCACCGGCGTGCGGGTCTGGGAAACCGTGCCCGACGAGGTCTTCGACGCCGCCGACGAAGTCATCCTGGTGGACCTGTCGGCCGACGAACTGCTGCGCCGCCTGAAGGAAGGCAAGGTCTACCTGCCCGAGCAGGCGCGCCATGCCACCCGCAATTTTTTCCGCAAGGGCAACCTGATCGCGCTGCGCGAACTGGCGCTGCGACGCACCGCCGACCATGTCGACGACGACGTGCAGGCCTATCGCCGCGACCGCGCCATCGAACCGGTCTGGCGCACGCGCGAGGCGGTGGTGGCCTGCATCGGCCCCGACGCCGACGCCGAATACGTCATCCGCAGCGCCCACCGCCTCAGCCAGCAGCTCGAATGCGACCTGCACGTCGTCACCATCGACGTGCCGCGCGTCGCGCCGCCGCCGCAGGCCGAGCAGGAACGGCTGCAACGCAGCCTGGCGCTGGCCGACTCCCTGGGCGCGCGCTGCGAAACCCTGGCCGGCGGCGACATGGTCGACGCGGTGGTGCGCTACGTGCGCCGCCACAACATCACCAAGGCCATCGTCGGCCGCACCCGCGCCAGCGGCCTGCAGCGCCTGAGGCTGTCGCTGTCGGCGCTGCTGACCGCGGCCATCAGCCCCGGCTGGCTGTGGCGCCGCCACAGCTTCGCCGACATGCTGGCCGCCGGCTGCCCCGAGATCGACATCATCCGCCTGGGCGCGCCGCCCCTGCCCGCCGCCAGTGTGCCGGGCCGCGACCCGCTGACGCTCGGCCGCCGCGGCCGCCTGCCCGGCGACGAACGCAGCCCGCTGGCGCTGGCCGGCTATGCCTGGGCGCTGTGCTATTGCGCGGTGGCCACCGCGCTGTCGGCGCTGGCGTTCCCGGCGCTGCACCAGACCAACATCGTCATGCTGTTCCTGCTGGCGGTGGTGGTGGTGGCGCTGCGCCATGGCCGCGGCCCCGCCGCGCTGGCCTCGATCGTCAGCGTGGGGCTGTTCGACTTTTTCTTCGTGCAGCCGCTGGCTTCGTTCGCGGTGTCCGACGTGCAGTACCTGCTGACCTTCGGCGTGCTGCTGGCCGTGGGCCTGCTGATCGGCCAGCTCACCGCCGGCCTGCGCTTGCAGGCGCAGGCCTCGGTCAAGCGCGAGGCCGATGCGCGCAGTCTGTATGAGTTCGCGCGCGAGCTGTCGTCGGCGCTGCTGCCCGAGCAGATCGTCGCATCCGCCGGCGCCTTCGTGCACGCCACCTTCGGCTCGCGCTGCGCGCTCTACATCCTGGGCCTGGACGACCGCCTCAAGCTGGCCTCCCCCGCCGCCGACGACATGCCGCCGCTGGAATCGGCGCTGGCCCAATGGGTCTACGATCACGGCCAGCCGGCCGGCGCGGGCACCGCCACGCTGTCCAACAGCGACCTGCTGTACCTGCCGCTGAAGGCGCCGATGCGCACCCGCGGCGTGCTGGCGCTGGCGGCGCCGCGCCGCAGCCTGTTCTCGCAGCCCGACTCGCGCCGCCAGATCGAAGCCTACGCCACGCTCATCGCCATCGCCCTGGAACGCCTGCACTACGTCGAAGTGGCGCAGCAGGCGCTGGTCAGCATGGAATCCGAGAAGCTGCGCAACTCGCTGCTGGCCGCGGTCTCGCACGACCTGCGCACGCCGCTCACCAGCCTGGTCGGCATGACCGACACGCTGATGCGGCGCCAGGACGCGCTGCCGGCCGACATCCAGGACACCATCCGCGCCATGCGCGACCAGGCGCAGCGCATGCACGCGCTGGTCGCCAACCTGCTCGACATGGCGCGGCTGCAGAGCCGCGACACGCCGCTGCGGCTGGAGTGGCAGTCGATCGAAGAACTGGTCGGCGCGTCGCTGGCCGCCATGCGCGAGCCGCTGGCGGCGCACCAGGTCGCGGTCGACAGCCTGTCCGGCCTGCCGCTGGTCGAATGCGACGGCGTGCTGATCGAGCGGGTACTGTGCAACCTGCTGGAGAATGCCGCCAAGTACACGCCGGCCGGCAGCGTCATCCGCCTGCATGCCGCGGCGCAGGACGGCGAGCTGCGCGTCGCGGTGTGCGACAACGGCCCCGGCGTCGCGCCCGGCGCCGAGCGCCGCATCTTCGAGAAATTCACCCGTGGCGAACGCGAGTCCGCCACGCCCGGCGTCGGCCTCGGCCTGGCCGTGTGCGAAGCCATCGTCAGCGCGCACCACGGCCGCATCTGGGTCGAGCACGCGCCGGGCCAGCCCAGCGGCGCGCAATTCGTCTTCACCCTGCCCCTGGGCACGCCGCCTCCGATCCACCCCGAAATCGCCTGA
- the kdpE gene encoding two-component system response regulator KdpE, whose product MFDFQPTVLIIEDDANIRRFVRQALEDEGCAVFEADTVKRGLIEAGTRQPDAVVLDLGLPDEDGMTLIRELRGWTEVPVLVLSARTAEADKVAALDAGADDYLTKPFGVSELLARLRVLLRRHARGGAGSAAEISFGDVRVDFAKRVVERGGQHVHLTAMEYRLLAALLAHRGKVMTHRELLREVWGPSHVESNHYLRIYMGHLRQKLEADPAQPIYLLTEIGVGYRFAG is encoded by the coding sequence ATGTTCGACTTTCAGCCCACCGTCCTCATCATCGAGGACGACGCCAATATCCGCCGCTTCGTGCGCCAGGCCCTGGAAGACGAAGGCTGCGCCGTGTTCGAGGCCGACACCGTCAAGCGCGGCCTGATCGAGGCCGGCACCCGCCAGCCCGACGCCGTGGTGCTCGACCTGGGCCTGCCGGACGAGGACGGCATGACCCTGATCCGCGAACTGCGCGGCTGGACCGAAGTGCCGGTGCTGGTGTTGTCCGCGCGCACCGCCGAGGCCGACAAGGTGGCGGCGCTGGACGCCGGCGCAGACGACTACCTGACCAAGCCGTTCGGCGTCAGCGAACTGCTGGCGCGGCTGCGCGTGCTGCTGCGGCGCCATGCCCGCGGCGGCGCCGGCAGCGCCGCCGAGATCAGCTTCGGCGACGTGCGCGTGGACTTCGCCAAGCGCGTGGTCGAGCGCGGCGGCCAGCACGTGCACCTGACCGCCATGGAATACCGCCTGCTGGCCGCGCTGCTGGCCCATCGCGGCAAGGTCATGACCCACCGCGAACTGCTGCGCGAGGTCTGGGGCCCGTCGCACGTGGAAAGCAACCACTACCTGCGGATCTACATGGGCCACCTGCGGCAGAAGCTCGAGGCCGATCCGGCGCAACCGATCTACCTGCTGACCGAGATCGGCGTGGGCTATCGCTTCGCGGGCTGA
- a CDS encoding TorF family putative porin has protein sequence MSRNTLAALALLALAAPAHAADAPAAGEPAPEYALTANVTLASQYRYRGLMQTNNQPAIQGGFDFTHASGLYLGNWNSSISWLNDGNSKVSAPVEMDFYGGYKGNLAPNVPFDLGVLQYYYPGDYPSGYTSPDTTELYAGLGYGPVLFKYSIAMTNLFGFADSKYSQYFDLSGNFDTGFWDLTVNAHVGRQTVRNVTDGAYTDWKLGLTKDFGQGLAVSIAYIDTNADRAVYTNSRGRYMGRATGLLSLTKTF, from the coding sequence ATGTCCCGCAATACCCTGGCCGCGCTCGCGCTGCTGGCCCTGGCCGCTCCCGCGCACGCCGCCGATGCGCCCGCCGCCGGCGAACCGGCCCCCGAGTACGCGCTGACCGCCAACGTCACCCTGGCCAGCCAGTACCGCTACCGCGGCCTGATGCAGACCAACAACCAGCCCGCCATCCAGGGCGGCTTCGATTTCACGCATGCCAGCGGCCTGTACCTGGGCAACTGGAACTCCAGCATCAGCTGGCTCAACGACGGCAACAGCAAGGTCTCGGCGCCGGTGGAAATGGACTTCTACGGCGGCTACAAGGGCAACCTGGCGCCGAACGTGCCGTTCGACCTGGGCGTGCTGCAGTACTACTACCCCGGCGACTACCCGTCGGGCTACACCAGCCCCGACACCACCGAGCTGTACGCCGGCCTGGGCTACGGCCCGGTGCTGTTCAAGTACTCGATCGCCATGACCAACCTGTTCGGCTTCGCCGACAGCAAGTACAGCCAGTATTTCGACCTGAGCGGCAACTTCGACACCGGCTTCTGGGACCTGACGGTCAACGCCCACGTCGGCCGCCAGACGGTCCGCAACGTCACCGACGGGGCCTACACCGACTGGAAACTGGGATTGACCAAGGACTTCGGCCAGGGCCTGGCGGTCTCGATCGCCTACATCGACACCAACGCCGACCGCGCCGTCTACACCAACAGCCGCGGCCGCTACATGGGCCGCGCCACCGGCCTGCTGTCGCTGACCAAGACTTTCTGA
- the dapA gene encoding 4-hydroxy-tetrahydrodipicolinate synthase: protein MDTPLTPAFDGLWLPMVTPMRGGYVDCEAAQALARYYRNAGVAGLVLFGSTGEGNLLSIPEKIEMIEAIRRDPHALPLVFGAGGVDTRGVAAAIRRLDKYAPAGYLVPPPYYLGPSQQGILWHYRQIAWATERPIILYNIPKRAGVTMTVETMESLALLPNFRAVKECNPPVLMALNARGHLAALCGEDMALLDHFLAGGRGAIPAAAHLFPERFVEVMQLARDGHAEAARELFEPLRGLIRVLFAEPNPAPIKRALALQGLIADELRLPMTSASRELTPRLQRAMSVVQGSPSRLQTA from the coding sequence ATGGATACCCCGCTCACCCCCGCTTTCGACGGTCTCTGGCTGCCGATGGTCACGCCGATGCGCGGCGGCTACGTCGATTGCGAGGCCGCCCAGGCTTTGGCGCGCTACTACCGCAACGCCGGCGTGGCCGGCCTGGTGCTGTTCGGCTCCACCGGCGAAGGCAACCTGCTCTCCATCCCCGAGAAGATCGAGATGATCGAGGCTATCCGCCGCGATCCGCACGCCCTGCCGCTGGTGTTCGGCGCGGGCGGCGTCGACACGCGTGGCGTGGCCGCCGCCATCCGCCGCCTGGACAAGTACGCGCCCGCCGGCTACCTGGTGCCGCCGCCCTATTACCTGGGCCCGTCGCAGCAGGGCATCCTGTGGCACTACCGGCAGATCGCCTGGGCCACCGAGCGCCCCATCATCCTCTACAACATCCCCAAGCGCGCCGGCGTCACGATGACGGTCGAAACCATGGAATCGCTGGCGCTGCTGCCCAACTTCCGCGCGGTCAAGGAATGCAATCCGCCGGTACTGATGGCGTTGAACGCGCGCGGGCACCTGGCGGCCCTGTGCGGCGAGGACATGGCGCTGCTCGATCATTTCCTGGCGGGCGGGCGCGGCGCCATTCCGGCGGCCGCGCACCTGTTCCCCGAGCGCTTCGTCGAAGTGATGCAGCTGGCGCGCGACGGCCACGCCGAAGCGGCGCGCGAATTGTTCGAGCCGCTGCGCGGCCTGATCCGCGTGTTGTTCGCCGAACCCAACCCGGCGCCGATCAAGCGCGCGCTGGCCCTGCAAGGCCTGATCGCCGACGAACTGCGCCTGCCCATGACCAGCGCCAGCCGCGAGCTGACCCCGCGCCTGCAGCGGGCCATGAGCGTGGTGCAGGGCTCGCCTAGTAGGCTGCAGACAGCTTGA